The genome window GCACAGGCTCGTCCATTAGGAGGCTCCTGCTACGAAGTCAAAAAGTTAGAATTTCCCCTAACGAATAAGACCGCATTTTCGCTTGAAGCTATCGAGATCAAGCTATGCAATCACCCGAACTATGACAGCCCCGACTCCAAACGATCAGAGAACCCATTTCGCATTTACCTTTATTCCGATGCTATACGGTGGCAGCAAACGTAGCTACCTAAACATGGCAGCCCCTGACACGGCGACGACAGCGTTTAAAGATGCATGGACGCGTGTATACGAGCAATTCACCCTCGATGGCAAAGCGGTTCCTGCAGATGGCTTGGAAGCACGCTCCTTTCAAGAGGAAGGCTACATTGTAACGATAATACAATTCCCTCCGGGTGCAGGCATGAATGAACCCGTCTACGCAGCCAGTGTTGTTGGCCCTTGTCATGACATTAACCTGCAGAGTGATGCGGTCGAGCAACTCCCCGTGCGTTACTTTGTCGGTGTCATAGCAGGCGAAAAGCTCGCAATCGTAGAAGTTGTAGATGAAGGCCTCATCGACCAAGAGGTCTCGCTCGAAATCGATCCGTTCATCTTTGTCGATTGGGTGCGCAGCACGATCATCACAGGCGTTGGAATTACCTCTGTGCCGAATACGGATACCTCGATGGATGAGGCGATCGCACAAGCGCGACTCGAACTGCCTGCGATAACCGAGCGCTTCCTTCGCGGAGAACTCGAAGCGTTCACCGTAAAAGTTAAAATCGTCGACGACGACGACCAAACCGAGCACATGTGGCTCTCAAAACCCAGCTACGCGAATGGCAAATTCACTGGCACCTTCGAAAGTGAACCACGAAACGTAACCAATATTACCGTCGGCCAAACCTATTCTGCCTCATTAGCGGAAATCACCGATTGGATGTATATGAAAAACGGTCAAATGGTCGGCAACTACACCCTCCGAGCCATGCTGCCTCGAATGGCTCCGGAACAAGCCAACAAAATTCGAGCCCGCCTTGCAGGACTCGAACCGCACCCCGCGCCCAAGCCAATCGCCACAAACAACGAGAGCTCAATGACAGCGGAAGGACGGCAGGCCTTACGCACCAACGTAGTCAGCTTTCTCAACAGCAGAAAATTTAACGCCTACGCCGCTAAAGTCTACCCCGCGAAGGTGCGCGGCACCAACCAAACCATGCAGAGCGCATTGCTCGATGTCGCACATCAGGGTAAGGTCGAGATGGCCTATATCGTGATGGCGAACTCCCAACTTACGCGCGGTAAAATCGATCACGCACCAGCATTACTCATTGCCGGAACTGGAGGCGATGATGCATCCGAGCAACATACGCAGCAAATCATGCTGAAAATTGCCAACGAAGACTATGACGACCTCCCCGCAGCAGACGTCAAACAGCTGCAAGATATGCTCGCAGACGAACAGTTCCAGCTCTTCCGCATGCGCGCCTTGCCCGCCTCACTCACACAAGGCAAACCCGTCTATTTCTTCGACGTCA of Lentimonas sp. CC4 contains these proteins:
- a CDS encoding DUF2314 domain-containing protein yields the protein MTAPTPNDQRTHFAFTFIPMLYGGSKRSYLNMAAPDTATTAFKDAWTRVYEQFTLDGKAVPADGLEARSFQEEGYIVTIIQFPPGAGMNEPVYAASVVGPCHDINLQSDAVEQLPVRYFVGVIAGEKLAIVEVVDEGLIDQEVSLEIDPFIFVDWVRSTIITGVGITSVPNTDTSMDEAIAQARLELPAITERFLRGELEAFTVKVKIVDDDDQTEHMWLSKPSYANGKFTGTFESEPRNVTNITVGQTYSASLAEITDWMYMKNGQMVGNYTLRAMLPRMAPEQANKIRARLAGLEPHPAPKPIATNNESSMTAEGRQALRTNVVSFLNSRKFNAYAAKVYPAKVRGTNQTMQSALLDVAHQGKVEMAYIVMANSQLTRGKIDHAPALLIAGTGGDDASEQHTQQIMLKIANEDYDDLPAADVKQLQDMLADEQFQLFRMRALPASLTQGKPVYFFDVMLTADCLMQGGDSPQPICPCIVAPESDAKIFPIPLNAMSEDEPTASTPPPIPLQNEKAPASATFALIFGIASWILFPLFAIPALLCGHQARSKIKQGLFTKGGTRALIGLILGYLMLASFVGIIIYGITGNN